A window from Eriocheir sinensis breed Jianghai 21 unplaced genomic scaffold, ASM2467909v1 Scaffold53, whole genome shotgun sequence encodes these proteins:
- the LOC126992963 gene encoding putative nuclease HARBI1 gives MPNTAIDINRAMQDFRRTGNFPRVIGAIDGTHIRIKAPEENEEIYVNRKQFHSLNVQAVCDTNNKIISYDANYPGSTHDSFIWCHCSLKQRFLAGHFGDALLIHSGYPLEPFLMTPVVHPTTPGEERYNQSHRRTRCAVERTFGILKSRFRCLHESGGSFQYDPEETVKIATSCMLLHNYCVDRRIPYVGDLVQEEVPVQPVRDNTQVPGQVVRQEIVRHFFS, from the exons ATGCCAAACACAGCAATAGATATCAACAGAGCTATGCAGGACTTCAGGCGCACTGGTAACTTTCCAAGAGTGATAGGTGCCATTGATGGAACCCACATTCGCATCAAGGCcccagaggaaaatgaagagatttATGTCAATCGGAAACAATTCCACTCCCTAAATGTACAGGCTGTGTGTGACACCAACAACAAGATCATCAGCTACGACGCCAATTACCCAGGGAGCACACATGATTCCTTTATATGGTGCCACTGCTCCCTTAAGCAGCGGTTCCTTGCTGGTCATTTTGGAGATGCTCTTTTGATAC ACAGTGGGTATCCtctggagccattcctgatgaccccagttgtacacccgacaacacctggggaggaacgcTACAACCAGAGTCATCGACGGACAAGATGCGCTGTTGAGCGGAcgtttgggatcctcaagtcaaggttcaGGTGCCTACACGAGTCAGGAGGAAGTTTCCAGTACGACCCCGAGGAGACTgtgaagattgcgacttcttgcATGCTCCTGCACAACTACTGTGTGGATCGTCGCATTCCCTATGTTGGTGATCTTGTGCaagaagaagtaccagttcagcctgtgagagaCAACACACAggttcctggtcaagttgtcaggcaggaaattgTTAGAcacttcttttcctga